One segment of Pyrococcus sp. ST04 DNA contains the following:
- a CDS encoding ScpA family protein: MESRFEPEVTPVDILLQLVKMGKVDPWNIDIVDLTEKYIKMLREMQELDLRISARAILAAAILVRMKSEALLKEDEEKDEEKEEERIKVEVDPLVPPLRRVERYYTLDDLIEALMDALEEAEKRKPKKKKKVEIEEEIFVVDDFRVDIEKHVNRLYEIVKKLYSETKRPIRFWDLVFDTDPKIIARTFLYLLFLENMGRVEMIQEEPFGEILVVPLEVS, translated from the coding sequence ATGGAGTCGAGGTTTGAGCCAGAAGTTACTCCCGTGGATATTCTCCTTCAGCTGGTGAAAATGGGAAAGGTTGATCCATGGAATATAGATATCGTTGATTTGACTGAGAAGTACATAAAGATGTTGAGGGAAATGCAGGAGCTTGATCTCAGGATCTCCGCGAGGGCTATTCTTGCTGCTGCAATTCTCGTAAGGATGAAAAGTGAGGCACTTTTGAAAGAGGATGAAGAGAAAGACGAGGAAAAGGAGGAGGAGAGAATAAAGGTTGAGGTTGATCCCCTAGTTCCTCCTCTCCGTAGGGTTGAGAGGTACTACACCCTTGATGACCTGATAGAAGCGCTTATGGATGCCCTAGAGGAGGCCGAGAAGAGAAAGCCAAAAAAGAAAAAGAAGGTAGAGATCGAAGAGGAGATCTTTGTAGTTGATGATTTCAGAGTAGATATCGAGAAACACGTTAATAGGCTTTATGAAATAGTCAAAAAGCTGTATAGCGAAACTAAGAGGCCCATAAGGTTCTGGGACCTTGTGTTTGACACGGATCCGAAAATAATAGCAAGGACATTCCTTTATCTTCTCTTTCTAGAGAACATGGGAAGGGTGGAAATGATTCAGGAGGAACCCTTTGGAGAGATACTAGTTGTCCCTCTTGAAGTTAGCTAA